In one Halomarina ordinaria genomic region, the following are encoded:
- a CDS encoding glycosyltransferase — protein MTDRGTRVAVAHYCEGAGHASRMLAVTRALETAGYETVLAGGGPGRTFVERNGYREYEPTPVDLIDGYQRGNPVTALAGAAPALTGRVRDYAGWLRRERPAFLVADDISAAVAATLTRTPYYYLTHDPAGFYTTTAERVGARVRNRFAVATAELFALPKVWTGAPTIPGAEVVPPIAPAGGALDASVDVLVVPSAFTVSEDRLRTALERRGRSVTLVGGDDWTVAPSLQPYIERATVVVCSGYSTVMEAAVAGTPCIVLPHTSEQRGVVRALADDVGFYAAASVDDVVSLLDRVEAPTPRPNGVDRFVELVVEHAGR, from the coding sequence GTGACCGACCGAGGGACGCGGGTGGCCGTCGCCCACTACTGCGAAGGGGCGGGACACGCGAGTCGGATGCTCGCGGTCACCCGGGCGCTCGAGACGGCGGGGTACGAGACGGTCCTCGCCGGGGGCGGTCCGGGACGCACCTTCGTCGAACGCAACGGCTACCGGGAGTACGAGCCGACGCCCGTCGACCTCATCGACGGCTACCAGCGCGGGAACCCCGTAACCGCGCTCGCGGGGGCGGCCCCGGCCCTGACCGGCCGGGTGCGCGACTACGCCGGGTGGCTCCGCCGCGAGCGCCCGGCGTTCCTCGTCGCCGACGACATCTCCGCGGCCGTCGCCGCCACCCTCACGCGGACGCCCTACTACTACCTCACGCACGACCCCGCCGGGTTCTACACGACAACCGCCGAGCGCGTCGGCGCGCGCGTCCGCAACCGCTTCGCGGTCGCGACCGCCGAACTGTTCGCGCTCCCGAAGGTGTGGACCGGCGCGCCGACCATCCCCGGCGCCGAGGTAGTCCCGCCCATCGCCCCGGCCGGCGGCGCGCTCGACGCGTCCGTCGACGTGCTCGTCGTCCCCAGCGCGTTCACCGTCAGCGAGGACCGCCTCCGGACGGCGCTCGAACGGCGGGGGCGCTCGGTGACGCTGGTCGGGGGCGACGACTGGACGGTCGCACCGTCGCTCCAGCCCTACATCGAGCGCGCGACCGTCGTCGTCTGCAGCGGCTACTCGACGGTGATGGAGGCGGCCGTCGCCGGGACCCCCTGTATCGTCCTCCCCCACACCTCCGAACAGCGCGGGGTCGTTCGCGCGCTGGCCGACGACGTGGGGTTCTACGCCGCCGCGTCCGTCGATGACGTCGTCTCCCTCCTCGACCGGGTCGAGGCACCCACCCCCCGCCCGAACGGCGTCGACCGGTTCGTCGAACTCGTCGTCGAACACGCCGGCCGGTGA